The proteins below are encoded in one region of Chrysemys picta bellii isolate R12L10 chromosome 4, ASM1138683v2, whole genome shotgun sequence:
- the LOC135982968 gene encoding uncharacterized protein LOC135982968: MGHHVAQLALSISDPDEDISRQAREGVYRLYQLLLRQRELTIREVEDLWCWDWHQDSRLLGYKNTARVGEVFAKFFSEGQRRFFLQTAVLAMHDPLLRVSQAGLLLTYSLLGQTEQLMGSKHEVVTAKIMNELHIIRHLRQVPEALQEFCLQGHQQLLLPLNGECSETERPPSEQESEGPSTHPLEGRAYIAPPPLPVGWSPGPLVDSVSTERPPSEQESEGPSTRPLDGRAYIAPPPSPVGWPPGPLVDSVETERPPSERESEGPSTRPLEGRAYIAPPPSP, from the exons atgggccaccacgtggcccagctggctctgtccatcagtgacccagacgaggacatcagccggcaggccagggagggggtttaccggctctaccagctcctgctgcgccagaggg agctgaccatccgtgaggtcgaagacctttggtgctgggactggcaccaggacagccggctcctcggctataagaacaccgccagggtgggggag gtttttgccaaattcttctcggaggggcagagaagattcttcctgcagacagcagtgctggccatgcacgaccccctgctgcgtgtcagccaggctgggctgctccttacttactccctcctggggcaaaccgagcagctgatggggagcaag cacgaGGTCGTCACGGCCAAAATAATGAACGAacttcacatcatccggcacttgcgccaagtgccggaggcgctgcaggaattctgcctccaaggccaccagcaactcctgctccctctaaacggggagtgtagtgagactgagcggcctccctccgagcaggagagcgagggcccctctacacaccccttggagggcagagcctatatcgccccaccccccttgcctgttggctggtcaccggggcctctggtagactctgtttcaactgagcggcctccctccgagcaggagagcgagggcccctctacacgccccttggatggcagagcctatatcgccccacccccctcgcctgttggctggccaccggggcctctggtagactctgttgaaactgagcggcctccctccgagcgggagagcgagggcccctctacacgccccttggagggcagagcctatatcgccccgcccccctcgccataa